The Flammeovirga yaeyamensis genome segment GATCACCAAGCATACCGAATACACCTTCAGTAATCAAAAGAATTGCACCACCAGTTTGTTCAACTAGTTTAGTTGCTCTTTGTAGTTGTTTTTCACAGTTCTCGATATCATTGTGAGGGAATACAAATCTTTTACCAACATGCATTCTCAAACCATCAATAATACAAGCGTGACATTCTGAATCGTATACTACAACGTCTTTTCTGTCAATTAATGCATCGATAACTGACATGATACCTTGGTAACCGAAGTTTAAAACCATTGTATCCTCTTTACCAACGAAAGAACTTAATTCTGATTCAAATTCTTCGATAAGGTTAGAGTTACCAGACATCATACGTGCACCCATTGGGTATGCCAAACCATATTCAGCAGCCGCGTCAGCATCAACTTTTCTAATTTCAGGGTGGTTTGCTAAACCAAGATAGTTGTTCAAACTCCACGTCAATACTTCTTTTCCTCTGAAGGTCATGCGAGGAGCAATTTCTCCTTCAAGTTTAGGGAAAGCATAATAACCATGAGCCATTTTGGAATGTGACCCTAGCGGTCCTCTATCCTGAAGAAGTTTTTCAAATAAATCCACGATATAGTCTTATTTTAATGTTTGAAACATTATTATAATTACAATCTTAATGTTAGAAAAATTTATAATATCGATCAATGGATAGATAATTAAGCGTGTTTTTCTAAACGCAAATACAAAAATCGTTTATTTAACCTTTATACGGGTAATAATCTGCTTTCATTTAAGAATTCTTAACAAAAATTAGAGGCATTTATTTTAATGTAAGGCCTAAACCCACATTTATTTGATGTGACCACCCATAAGTGTAATCACCATTAAGATAAACTAAACCAATTTTAAACATCAAACCTGCACTAAATTTCCAAGATTGTAACCTATATATATCAAGTACTCCGTCTGTAGGTATGTTTAATGATTCTTCGGTTAATTGTAATAAGGTATAATTGCCGTTTAATAAAGTTTCATTTTTAGTGTAAACATAACCTGCGCTTGTATATATAGTGAGTAGGGGGAATGTTTTAGAAAGCATACATTCAAAATTACCGCCTTTGGTTTCAAACTGAAGGAATCCAGGATCAACAACCGGAGCAACTTGTGAATTTTGAAGAGGATATTGTCCTTCTAACTGTGTATAGCCAGCAAATAAACTTAGATCAAATGGCGACTTTTCTTTAAAAAACCATTGGGCAATATTGTGTTTAATACCTGTTCCCCACATTTTAACGACAATCCCATTGTATTCCACTTTTGGAAAAAGCCTACCAATTAATTCAGTATTCTTTCCTACACCAAGTCCAAACTTTATAGAAGGTAGTAATGCATAGTTTATATTAATACCCCGTGTTGCCGGAATCACGGCCTCTGAACCATCATCATTCATAATTCCAATTACAGATTCTTGAGTATTACTACCAAAAAAGG includes the following:
- a CDS encoding DUF6588 family protein, yielding MKKLLLLIVVISCSHPIFSQDVLSLFATKGPMAQQRSLEVFRRYATPLSQSYAWSTSLGWMYTARPHRPIGFDISISNAGVILPDNALYYRVDDIQGVRVISGDNSLPTFFGSNTQESVIGIMNDDGSEAVIPATRGININYALLPSIKFGLGVGKNTELIGRLFPKVEYNGIVVKMWGTGIKHNIAQWFFKEKSPFDLSLFAGYTQLEGQYPLQNSQVAPVVDPGFLQFETKGGNFECMLSKTFPLLTIYTSAGYVYTKNETLLNGNYTLLQLTEESLNIPTDGVLDIYRLQSWKFSAGLMFKIGLVYLNGDYTYGWSHQINVGLGLTLK